In Chrysemys picta bellii isolate R12L10 chromosome 4, ASM1138683v2, whole genome shotgun sequence, the sequence TgggtgtatgcattatgataattCCATGACTATatagtattttttccacagaactccAGCCTTCTTGCTTATCCAGTCACAGCCTCCCCTCCACCCATCTCCCAGTTGCAGTCTCCTTGCCCCGCCACTTCCAATTtctctccctgcccacctccaGTCCACGTATCACCAGACTCCTTTTCCCAGTCTACTCTTCCCCCTCCTGAGGCTGCCTCGTGTCCAgtctctgcatttgaatcaggcacCTTTTCCTCCTTGCCGCATGGGTGCCAGCAGAGGATCATTGAGAACTCAGGAGAGAGAGGTTCCCTGCTGTCTGTTCCAGTGCCTGGCCCCATCCTGGCCTGGAGCCAGTGATGCTGGAACAAGGGATGTTGGGGGTGCAgcctcaccccctggcttgaagtagtaataacaaacacaaaatatatggtTTCCAtcgtcagcacccccactataaaaattgttcccgCAACTCTGGTTGGATCACCCATGACAGGGGAAGTTCAACTTTGCCCCTGTGGCCCCGGGCTGGAGGGAGCATGCTTACTCATTCTGTGGGGATGTCCCACCATGTACAGTCTGGTCAACCGTAGGAGCTGAGAGAGGCTAGCATGCTCAGTGAGAGCAGAGTCTTTagagattttagcagctaaaatacAATGAGTCTCTATTGAGCTTATacaaattgcaattttttttcaaacacttctAACTTGGCCAAATTAGGGTGGATTTTTACGGGGTCAGCAAAAAGCACATCTCTGACACACAGGCCAATTCCTGCTGTATTTCAcgttcctgctccaaagcctcggagtgctagagcttctcaaagaaaaagcCAACAGAGTgtttttaacatggggaaaacaatgcattttccccTCATTCTCGGAAACAGCAGAaccatttaggctgaaattttccccaAAAATTCAACTTGAGGCAGACAtggcatgtaaaatttcagcccaaatggttaaaatttggcaaagttataagtggCTGAAAACAAGTCTGATAAAGGGAAGTGTCTGGCAACCTTCAAAATAGGCAGCATTACCTGTTCTGCCTATTGTGTGTATATAACATTTCTATATTTCAATAGATCGTATTAGGATTACTCTTCTATCACACAGCATGGTGGGCatgtgtatacatacatacacatgtTGCCTGATAGTCTGCAGGAATTTTTGTAACCAGATATTCAGAGTATATTTCACCACTGGGAGAACAATGATACTTAGCATTGAGGTAGCATTTTATATCTTCAAAGTGGTTGTGATACATTAAGGCCTGACCAAGCAAAGCACATAAGTATGTGCATAATTTTAAGCATGGGAACAGTTCCACTGACGTAGGTGGGGTTACTGACATGCTTAATATTACACACATACTTGCgtcctttgctggatcagagcccaaTTGGTTAATCTTCATCACACCCTGTGAGATGGGTATATACTGTATGCTGAGCGTGTCAATGTCAAAAGTGGCTGAGAACTCAGGAGTATATGTCTCTAGGTACTAGAGCacacagaaataaaatgaaaccCAGAATGCAGCAGGAATGAGTGAAATAGGTTGTGTTTATAGCAGGGATGGAAAAAAAGTGGCAGTTCCTGACTGGCATCCTCACCACAAATTACCTTAGAGAGTATTAACCTGTCCCATTGTCAAGGTGACCCACTTACCTGCATTTATCTTAATTTAAAGTGTTCATTTGAAGCATGTAAAAGTGACACATTTGTATattgtgtttttcttttcctaGGACTCACTTTCTGAAATGATCAACTCTGCAAATTTCTGGGCACATCTTTCTTCCGATATGAGCAGATCAATAGGATTTCACATTTGCATGGTCCTATGCAGCATTCTGCTCAGCTCCACCAGCCTGCAATGTCTAACCTTTCAGAAACTGGAGAAAGACACAGTACGGGTCCAACAAACTGCACTGGCAGGGAATGGGCTAGAAGACAAGAGGATGAGCATGCAAAGCTTGGAAAATAACGTAGGCCCTTCTGAGCAATCGACCAGTGTTGCTGTCTCAGAAGAGCCATCTGGAGTGTCAACAGAGCCATCTGGGACTTCATTAAACAAGATCTTCACTGCTAAAGGAGAAACACAGCACACAAGTCTTAGTGATAATCTTTTCATAGGCAGTCAGAGCCTCGATGTTTACCCCCCTACAGTGTCAATGGTTGTGGCAGATGAAAGTGAGTTCAGTCCCACTGACTCAAGCAAAGAGGCGAGTGAAAATGGGCTACTGAAGGCCATGCTAACTACAGCTTTGACTACTCTCAATCCGGACATTGAGGCTGATGTGCTCAGTAGTACTGTGTCCAAGACGACAGTAGGGGGTAGCACAGAGGCCGGACATAGTTTTATTAGTGACCTGGATAAGCATTTTTTTAGGATGGATGCTATAGAAGGAGGGAAGAAGGCAGATGGTAGTTCCGACCTCTCAGCTACACCCCAGCTTAGCAATGAAGAATTGCCAACTCTGCACCCCAGAACCCAAAACTTAGAAGTGGTGAGTGACTACCCCACAAGCCCTTTACTTTTGGCTCATCAAACAGCTGATTCTGAGCCTGGAACACTGAAGCCAAATGTAGGGAGCCCTTTGCAGTTGACAGATGCCCGTGCCTCTGCCCTCACTGCGAAACAGACATTTGTATCCACTGATGCCTCCCtaaatttggaaacaaaaatgGACAGCAGCCAAGGAAGCTTGCGAGTGGCAGCTAGTGCTGTCACAGGCGCTCCAGCCGTCTCTATACTGAGTGATGATTGGGATGATACAAAATTAGGAACTATAAGTCAGGTAAGAGGCTCAAAGCATGAGGAGGAAAAACAGAACGATGTGATAGCGGAACCTCCTTGGACAACGGGAGGAGAGGATGATGAAGATGATGTGAAAAGAGGCATGCCGTTTACAGCTTCTGCATATGCAACAACCGTGAAACTAGAAAAAAACATGTACACTGGGCCAGCACAGGTGTCCATGCAGGGGGAGGTGATGCCAACAGTTTCCTCTGGCCAAACTTCTGTTTATCTCACAAGTCCCTTGGCAGAAGCTGAAGTGACTGCTATAAACACAAAGGAAAATACAGAACCAGTCACAATGGATGATAGGAAAAGTGTCATCTTGTCATTGCCAGAGACTGTTACTATGACGGACACAAAATCCAATATCTTCCTTACCCTGGGAAATTCATTAAAAGGTAACTTGCCTACCCACATTGAAATAAAAACCTACACTTGCTCTCCAGCATGGCTATTGGGAGAAGCACCTTTGTTATTGATTTGTCTCCTTAAAATCAAAGAACAAAAGCGAACAAAGATGGCTTTGATTTATAGCTAGAGGCTAACCTGCATCTGCAGTATAAATGTTTAAAGGGATGTTGTTATACATTTTTGTGCCTGCTATAGCGATGAGTAACAGCTAAGATTGCTAGAAATGAATGAAATGACTAAATATACTTTTTCTGTGCATTTTGAGCTTTTGACAGCACCTCGtgtataatcatagaatcatagaactgaaagggaggtcatctagtccaatcccctgcagtCATGACaggcctaagtattatctaaaccatccctgacaggcatttgtctgccctgctcttaaaaatctccaatgatggagattccacaacttccttaggcaatttatcccagtgcttaaccaccgtgacagttaggaagtttttcctaatgtcc encodes:
- the ARMH4 gene encoding armadillo-like helical domain-containing protein 4 isoform X2 translates to MINSANFWAHLSSDMSRSIGFHICMVLCSILLSSTSLQCLTFQKLEKDTVRVQQTALAGNGLEDKRMSMQSLENNVGPSEQSTSVAVSEEPSGVSTEPSGTSLNKIFTAKGETQHTSLSDNLFIGSQSLDVYPPTVSMVVADESEFSPTDSSKEASENGLLKAMLTTALTTLNPDIEADVLSSTVSKTTVGGSTEAGHSFISDLDKHFFRMDAIEGGKKADGSSDLSATPQLSNEELPTLHPRTQNLEVVSDYPTSPLLLAHQTADSEPGTLKPNVGSPLQLTDARASALTAKQTFVSTDASLNLETKMDSSQGSLRVAASAVTGAPAVSILSDDWDDTKLGTISQVRGSKHEEEKQNDVIAEPPWTTGGEDDEDDVKRGMPFTASAYATTVKLEKNMYTGPAQVSMQGEVMPTVSSGQTSVYLTSPLAEAEVTAINTKENTEPVTMDDRKSVILSLPETVTMTDTKSNIFLTLGNSLKGVTQETMTASQETDATLPVMTPACFAVHEPTSEASVTEEESKGATLIPTVSSGAQLSKKSEHSATTVAFTATHLSIAKTPDAEVVLTDLVTVSDEEAVTALPESSETLAGMRMQVEELTSRTATLATPALMASSVRRTVVPSVRRISTAVTYGLDRLESEEGEEEEDEEEDEEEEEEEDRDTDSMEESMEGDTELPGFTLPSETSQEPVVGIGDSAAQLAGVSYQVPDTIEWEQQNQGLVRSWMEKLKDKQREFNSMQDRVMLLADSSEDEF
- the ARMH4 gene encoding armadillo-like helical domain-containing protein 4 isoform X1, which produces MINSANFWAHLSSDMSRSIGFHICMVLCSILLSSTSLQCLTFQKLEKDTVRVQQTALAGNGLEDKRMSMQSLENNVGPSEQSTSVAVSEEPSGVSTEPSGTSLNKIFTAKGETQHTSLSDNLFIGSQSLDVYPPTVSMVVADESEFSPTDSSKEASENGLLKAMLTTALTTLNPDIEADVLSSTVSKTTVGGSTEAGHSFISDLDKHFFRMDAIEGGKKADGSSDLSATPQLSNEELPTLHPRTQNLEVVSDYPTSPLLLAHQTADSEPGTLKPNVGSPLQLTDARASALTAKQTFVSTDASLNLETKMDSSQGSLRVAASAVTGAPAVSILSDDWDDTKLGTISQVRGSKHEEEKQNDVIAEPPWTTGGEDDEDDVKRGMPFTASAYATTVKLEKNMYTGPAQVSMQGEVMPTVSSGQTSVYLTSPLAEAEVTAINTKENTEPVTMDDRKSVILSLPETVTMTDTKSNIFLTLGNSLKGVTQETMTASQETDATLPVMTPACFAVHEPTSEASVTEEESKGATLIPTVSSGAQLSKKSEHSATTVAFTATHLSIAKTPDAEVVLTDLVTVSDEEAVTALPESSETLAGMRMQVEELTSRTATLATPALMASSVRRTVVPSVRRISTAVTYGLDRLESEEGEEEEDEEEDEEEEEEEDRDTDSMEESMEGDTELPGFTLPSETSQEPVVGIGDSAAQLAGVSYQVPDTIEWEQQNQGLVRSWMEKLKDKAGYMSGMLVPVGVGIAGALFILGALYSIKIMNRRRRNGSKRHKRKQREFNSMQDRVMLLADSSEDEF